A genomic segment from Amygdalobacter nucleatus encodes:
- the mobT gene encoding MobT family relaxase, translated as MNEQTWLQHLKEKRLAYGLSQNRLAVATGITRQYLSDIETGKVKPSEDLQQSLWEALERFNPDAPLEMLFDYVRIRFPTTDVQQVVENILQLKLSYFLHEDYGFYSYSEHYALGDIFVLCSHELDKGVLVELKGRGCRQFESYLLAQQRSWYEFFMDVLVAGGVMKRLDLAINDKTGILNIPVLTEKCQQEECISVFRSFKSYRSGELVRKEEKECMGNTLYIGSLQSEVYFCIYEKDYEQYKKNDIPIEDAEVKNRFEIRLKNERAYYAVRDLLVYDNPEHTAFKIINRYIRFVDKDDSKPRSDWKLNEEWAWFIGNNRERLKLTTKPEPYSFQRTLNWLSHQVAPTLKVAIKLDEINQTQVVKDILDHAKLTDRHKQILKQQSVKEQDVITTKK; from the coding sequence CTGAATGAACAAACTTGGTTACAGCATTTAAAAGAAAAACGCTTGGCTTATGGACTATCTCAAAACCGTTTAGCTGTTGCGACTGGTATTACAAGGCAGTATCTAAGCGATATTGAAACAGGAAAAGTCAAGCCATCAGAGGATTTACAGCAGTCCCTTTGGGAAGCTCTGGAACGCTTCAATCCCGACGCTCCCCTTGAAATGCTGTTTGATTATGTAAGAATTCGCTTTCCGACAACAGACGTACAGCAGGTGGTCGAAAACATCTTACAACTGAAACTGTCCTATTTTCTTCATGAGGACTATGGTTTCTATTCTTATTCAGAGCATTATGCTTTAGGCGACATATTCGTCCTTTGCTCCCATGAACTGGACAAAGGAGTTCTGGTGGAATTGAAAGGTCGTGGGTGCAGACAATTTGAAAGCTATCTTCTGGCACAACAAAGAAGCTGGTATGAGTTCTTTATGGACGTTTTGGTGGCTGGCGGTGTGATGAAACGCCTTGACCTTGCCATTAACGATAAGACAGGGATTTTAAATATCCCTGTACTCACTGAAAAGTGCCAACAGGAAGAATGTATCTCCGTCTTCCGCAGTTTTAAAAGCTATCGCAGTGGCGAACTGGTACGCAAAGAGGAAAAGGAATGTATGGGAAACACCCTCTATATCGGTTCATTACAAAGTGAAGTTTATTTCTGTATCTATGAAAAGGACTACGAGCAGTACAAGAAAAATGATATTCCCATTGAAGACGCAGAAGTAAAAAACCGTTTTGAGATTCGATTGAAAAATGAGCGTGCCTATTATGCAGTCCGTGATTTACTCGTCTATGACAATCCAGAGCATACCGCCTTTAAAATTATCAATCGGTATATCCGTTTTGTAGATAAAGACGATTCCAAACCTCGTTCTGATTGGAAACTGAATGAAGAATGGGCTTGGTTTATTGGGAACAATCGTGAACGATTAAAACTAACCACAAAACCAGAGCCTTACTCCTTCCAAAGGACGCTGAACTGGCTATCTCATCAAGTTGCCCCGACCTTAAAGGTTGCGATTAAACTTGATGAAATCAACCAGACGCAGGTTGTAAAAGACATTCTCGACCATGCGAAACTGACAGACCGACACAAGCAGATTTTGAAGCAACAGTCAGTAAAAGAACAGGACGTGATAACAACAAAAAAATAA
- a CDS encoding antirestriction protein ArdA has protein sequence MDDMQVYIANLGKYNEGELVGAWFTFPIDFEEVKEKIGLNDEYEEYAIHDYELPFTVDEYTSIGELNRLWEMVSELPEELQSELSALLTHFSSIEELSEHQEDIIIHSDCDDMYDVARYYIEETGALGEVPASQNYIDYQAYGRDLDLSGTFISTNHGIFEIVY, from the coding sequence ATGGACGATATGCAAGTCTATATTGCGAATTTAGGCAAATACAATGAGGGCGAATTGGTCGGTGCGTGGTTTACCTTTCCCATTGACTTTGAGGAAGTCAAAGAGAAAATCGGCTTGAATGATGAATATGAGGAATACGCCATTCATGACTACGAGTTACCCTTTACGGTTGACGAATACACTTCCATTGGCGAACTCAATCGACTATGGGAAATGGTATCGGAATTACCCGAAGAATTACAATCGGAGCTATCTGCTCTGCTCACTCATTTTTCAAGCATTGAAGAACTAAGCGAACATCAAGAGGATATTATCATTCATTCCGATTGTGATGATATGTATGACGTGGCACGCTACTACATTGAAGAAACGGGTGCTTTAGGCGAAGTACCAGCTAGTCAAAACTATATTGATTATCAAGCCTATGGTCGGGATTTAGACCTTTCAGGAACGTTTATCTCAACCAATCATGGGATTTTTGAAATCGTCTATTAA
- a CDS encoding conjugal transfer protein encodes MKKIRSYTSIWSVEKVLYSINDFRLPFPITFTQMTWFVVSLFAVMILGNLPPLSMIEGAFLKYFGIPVAFTWFMSTKTFDGKKPYGFLKSVIAYALRPKLTYAGKKVTLGRNQPQEAITAVRSEFYGISN; translated from the coding sequence ATGAAGAAAATACGAAGCTATACCAGTATCTGGTCTGTGGAAAAGGTACTGTATTCTATCAATGATTTTAGACTTCCGTTTCCCATAACCTTTACGCAAATGACATGGTTTGTCGTGTCACTCTTTGCAGTGATGATACTTGGCAACTTGCCCCCTCTTTCCATGATAGAGGGAGCATTTCTCAAATACTTTGGGATTCCTGTGGCTTTCACATGGTTTATGTCTACAAAAACTTTTGATGGTAAAAAGCCTTATGGATTTTTGAAGTCTGTCATTGCTTATGCACTGCGACCAAAGCTGACCTATGCAGGAAAAAAAGTAACGCTTGGCAGAAACCAGCCACAAGAAGCCATTACAGCAGTTAGGAGTGAATTTTATGGCATATCCAATTAA
- the tcpF gene encoding conjugal transfer ATPase TcpF translates to MAYPIKYIENNLVWNKDGECYAYYELVPYNYSFLSPEQKIQVHDSFRQLIAQNRDGKIHALQISTESSIRSAQERSKNEVTGKLKAVAYDKIDQQTDALISMIGENQVNYRFFIGFKLLLNDQEFSMKSLTVEAKNALSDFVYDVNHKLMGDFVSMSNDEILRFQKMEKLLENKISRRFKIRRLDKDDFGYLIEHLYGQTGTAYEEYEYHLSKKKLDNETLIKYYDLIKPTRCLVEEKQRYLKIQQEDETVYVAYFTINSIVGELDFPSSEIFYYQQQQFTFPIDTSMNVEIVANRKALSTVRNKKKELKDLDNHAWQSDNETSSNVAEALESVNELETNLDQSKESMYKLSYVVRVSANDLDELKRRCNEVKDFYDDLSVKLVRPFGDMLGLHEEFLPASKRYMNDYIQYVTSDFLAGLGFGATQMLGENEGIYVGYSLDTGRNVYLKPALASQGVKGSVTNALASAFVGSLGGGKSFANNLIVYYAVLYGAQAVIVDPKAERGRWKETLPEISHEINIVTLTSDEKNKGLLDPYVIMKNPKDSESLAIDILTFLTGISSRDGERFPILRKAIRAVTNSEVRGLMKVIEELRVENTPLSTSIADHIESFTDYDFAHLLFSNGYVEQSISLEKQLNIIQVADLVLPDKETSFEEYTTMELLSVAMLIVISTFALDFIHTDRSIFKIVDLDEAWSFLQVAQGKTLSMKLVRAGRAMNAGVYFVTQNTDDLLDEKLKNNLGLKFAFRSTDLNEIKKTLAFFGVDPEDENNQKRLRDLENGQCLISDLYGRVGVIQFHPVFEELLHAFDTRPPVRKEV, encoded by the coding sequence ATGGCATATCCAATTAAATACATTGAAAACAATCTCGTCTGGAATAAAGACGGGGAATGTTATGCTTACTATGAGCTTGTTCCTTACAATTACTCATTTCTAAGTCCAGAACAGAAAATACAAGTGCATGATTCTTTCAGACAGCTTATCGCACAAAATCGTGATGGCAAAATTCATGCTTTACAAATCAGTACAGAATCCAGCATACGTTCTGCACAAGAGCGTTCCAAAAATGAAGTCACTGGCAAGCTCAAAGCGGTTGCCTATGACAAAATCGACCAACAGACAGACGCTTTAATATCCATGATTGGCGAAAATCAAGTGAACTACCGTTTCTTTATCGGCTTTAAGTTGCTTCTCAACGATCAGGAGTTTTCTATGAAAAGTCTTACCGTTGAAGCAAAAAATGCTTTGTCTGATTTTGTCTATGATGTGAACCATAAGCTGATGGGCGATTTTGTTAGTATGAGTAATGATGAAATCCTGCGTTTTCAGAAGATGGAAAAGCTCTTAGAAAATAAAATCTCTCGTCGTTTCAAAATCCGCAGGTTAGATAAGGACGACTTCGGCTATCTGATTGAACACCTTTACGGACAGACAGGCACTGCCTATGAAGAGTATGAGTACCATCTATCAAAGAAAAAGCTGGATAATGAAACGCTGATTAAATACTATGACTTGATTAAGCCTACTCGCTGTTTGGTGGAAGAAAAACAGCGATATTTGAAAATCCAGCAGGAAGATGAAACCGTCTATGTAGCTTACTTTACCATTAACAGCATTGTCGGAGAACTGGACTTCCCGTCCTCTGAAATCTTCTACTACCAGCAACAGCAATTTACATTCCCGATTGATACGTCAATGAATGTGGAAATTGTAGCGAATCGTAAAGCCCTATCTACTGTCCGCAATAAAAAGAAAGAACTGAAAGACTTGGATAACCACGCTTGGCAAAGTGATAATGAAACCAGCTCCAATGTGGCGGAAGCTCTGGAAAGTGTGAATGAGCTGGAAACCAATTTAGACCAAAGCAAGGAATCTATGTACAAGCTGTCTTATGTGGTAAGGGTATCAGCAAATGATCTTGACGAACTCAAACGTCGTTGTAATGAAGTGAAAGATTTTTATGACGATTTAAGCGTAAAACTGGTACGACCATTTGGGGATATGCTCGGCTTACATGAAGAATTTTTACCTGCCAGCAAGCGTTATATGAATGATTATATTCAATACGTGACCTCTGATTTCCTCGCTGGTTTAGGTTTTGGTGCTACTCAAATGCTGGGGGAAAATGAGGGGATTTATGTTGGCTACAGCTTAGATACTGGACGCAATGTCTATCTGAAACCTGCTCTTGCCAGTCAAGGGGTTAAGGGTTCAGTAACCAATGCGTTAGCGTCGGCTTTTGTTGGTTCGCTGGGTGGTGGTAAATCCTTTGCGAATAACCTTATCGTCTATTATGCGGTGCTTTATGGGGCACAAGCAGTGATTGTAGACCCAAAAGCAGAACGTGGCAGATGGAAAGAAACCTTGCCAGAGATTTCCCATGAAATCAATATCGTCACTCTGACTTCTGATGAGAAAAACAAAGGCTTACTTGACCCTTATGTGATTATGAAAAATCCCAAAGATTCTGAATCACTGGCTATTGATATTCTGACATTCCTTACGGGGATTTCCTCTCGTGATGGGGAACGCTTCCCAATCCTTAGAAAAGCCATTCGTGCAGTAACCAATAGTGAAGTACGAGGGTTGATGAAAGTGATTGAGGAATTACGGGTTGAGAATACGCCACTAAGTACCAGTATAGCCGACCATATCGAAAGTTTTACAGACTATGACTTTGCACATTTATTATTCAGTAATGGTTATGTGGAGCAGTCTATCAGCTTAGAAAAACAACTGAACATTATACAGGTTGCGGACTTGGTACTTCCCGACAAGGAAACTTCCTTTGAGGAATATACCACTATGGAGCTTTTATCCGTTGCTATGCTGATTGTCATTAGTACCTTTGCTTTAGACTTTATCCATACAGACCGAAGCATTTTCAAGATTGTAGATTTAGACGAAGCATGGAGCTTTTTACAGGTAGCACAAGGAAAAACACTATCTATGAAGCTGGTTCGGGCTGGTCGTGCTATGAACGCTGGGGTATATTTCGTGACCCAAAATACAGACGACCTCTTAGATGAAAAACTGAAAAATAACCTCGGCTTAAAATTTGCATTTCGTTCCACTGACCTTAACGAGATTAAAAAGACCTTAGCCTTTTTTGGTGTAGACCCAGAGGACGAAAACAATCAGAAGCGATTGCGTGATTTGGAAAACGGGCAATGCCTTATCAGTGATTTATATGGTCGTGTCGGTGTGATACAGTTCCACCCTGTATTTGAAGAACTGCTCCATGCCTTTGATACCAGACCACCTGTGCGAAAAGAGGTGTAA
- a CDS encoding CD3337/EF1877 family mobilome membrane protein, whose product MVNRIKSNWTLKRLGKVAMTVAFTLVIAIFLLAMLGTVVQAAGLVDDTVNVANEYSRYPLENYQLDFYVDNSWGWLPWNWSDGIGKQVMYGLYAITNFIWTISLYVSNATGYLVQEAYSLDFISATADSIGKNMQTLAGVSANGFSTEGFYVGFLLLLILVLGVYVAYTGLIKRETTKAIHAIMNFVLVFILSASFIAYAPDYIKKINDFSSDISNASLSLGTKIVMPHSDSQGKDSVDLIRDSLFSIQVQQPWLLLQYNSSDIESIGIDRVESLLSTSPDSNNGEDREKIVAEEIEDRSNTNLTITKTINRLGTVFFLFVFNIGISIFVFLLTGIMIFSQVLFIIYAMFLPVSFILSMIPSFDGMSKRAITKLFNTILTRAGITLIITTAFSISTMLYTLSAGYPFFLIAFLQIVTFAGIYFKLGDLMSMFSLQSNDSQSVGSRVMRKPRMLMHAHMHRLQRKLGRSMTTLGAGSAIVTGKKGQSGSGSSARTQADHSRPDGKEKSTLGKRIGQTIGTVADTKDRMVDTASGLKEQVKDLPTNARYAVYQGKSKVKENVRDLTSSISQTKADRASGRKEQQEQRRKTIAKRRSEMEQVKQKKQPASSVHERPTTRQEQYHDEQTSKQSNIQTSYKESQQAKQERPAVKSDFSSPKVERQGNTVQEKTVQKPATSTTTADRTSQRPITKERPSTVQRVPLQNTRSRPPIKTATIKKVGKKP is encoded by the coding sequence ATAGTAAACAGAATAAAATCAAACTGGACGCTGAAACGTCTAGGTAAAGTGGCAATGACAGTGGCTTTCACACTTGTGATTGCCATTTTTCTTTTAGCCATGCTGGGAACGGTGGTTCAAGCTGCGGGCTTGGTAGATGATACGGTCAATGTGGCAAATGAATACAGCCGATACCCACTTGAAAACTATCAACTGGATTTTTATGTGGATAATAGCTGGGGCTGGCTTCCGTGGAACTGGTCGGACGGGATTGGAAAACAGGTCATGTATGGACTATATGCCATTACCAATTTTATTTGGACAATCAGTTTGTATGTTTCCAATGCGACAGGTTACTTAGTACAGGAAGCCTATTCCTTAGACTTCATTTCCGCTACAGCAGATTCCATTGGTAAGAATATGCAGACCTTAGCTGGTGTGAGTGCAAACGGATTTTCAACAGAGGGTTTCTATGTTGGATTCCTCTTACTCTTGATTTTGGTTCTTGGGGTTTATGTTGCCTATACGGGACTGATAAAGAGAGAAACCACAAAGGCAATTCATGCCATTATGAATTTTGTGCTGGTGTTTATCCTATCGGCTTCCTTTATTGCCTACGCTCCCGACTACATTAAAAAAATCAATGACTTTTCATCAGACATCAGTAATGCCAGTTTATCACTTGGCACGAAGATTGTCATGCCCCATTCCGATAGTCAAGGCAAGGACAGCGTGGACTTAATCAGAGATAGCCTGTTTTCCATACAGGTTCAGCAACCGTGGCTACTGCTTCAATACAACAGTTCAGACATTGAAAGTATCGGTATTGACCGTGTGGAAAGCCTGCTCTCCACCAGCCCAGATTCCAACAATGGCGAAGACAGAGAAAAAATTGTTGCGGAAGAAATTGAAGACAGAAGCAATACCAATCTAACCATTACAAAGACCATTAACCGTTTAGGTACAGTCTTCTTCCTATTTGTCTTCAATATTGGGATTTCCATATTTGTATTCCTATTAACAGGAATCATGATTTTCTCGCAGGTACTTTTTATCATCTATGCTATGTTTCTGCCTGTGAGCTTTATTTTAAGCATGATTCCATCATTTGATGGTATGTCAAAACGAGCCATAACAAAGCTCTTTAATACCATTTTGACACGAGCTGGAATCACATTGATTATTACGACAGCATTTAGTATTTCAACCATGCTCTATACCTTATCGGCTGGTTATCCGTTCTTTTTGATTGCTTTTCTACAGATTGTGACCTTTGCAGGAATCTACTTCAAGCTGGGCGATTTAATGAGTATGTTTTCTCTACAGAGTAACGATTCTCAAAGTGTGGGAAGTCGTGTGATGAGAAAACCTCGTATGCTTATGCACGCTCACATGCACCGTCTACAGCGGAAACTTGGACGTTCCATGACTACTCTAGGGGCTGGGTCTGCCATTGTTACAGGTAAAAAAGGACAGTCGGGTTCGGGGAGTTCTGCAAGGACACAAGCAGATCACTCCCGACCAGACGGAAAGGAAAAATCAACACTTGGAAAACGTATCGGTCAAACCATCGGTACAGTAGCTGATACCAAAGACAGAATGGTAGACACTGCTAGTGGTTTGAAAGAACAGGTTAAAGATTTGCCGACCAATGCAAGATATGCAGTATATCAAGGAAAATCCAAAGTAAAAGAGAATGTCCGTGATTTAACCAGTAGTATTTCTCAAACCAAAGCGGACAGAGCCAGTGGACGCAAGGAACAGCAGGAACAAAGGCGAAAAACCATTGCGAAGCGTCGCTCTGAAATGGAACAGGTCAAACAGAAAAAACAGCCTGCTTCTTCTGTTCATGAAAGACCGACTACAAGACAAGAACAATATCATGATGAACAGACCTCAAAACAGTCTAATATTCAGACTTCATATAAGGAATCTCAACAAGCCAAACAAGAGCGTCCAGCAGTTAAGTCCGATTTTTCAAGTCCAAAAGTGGAACGCCAAGGCAATACCGTTCAAGAAAAAACCGTTCAAAAGCCAGCAACTTCAACCACTACAGCAGATAGAACTTCACAACGTCCAATCACAAAAGAACGTCCGTCTACTGTTCAAAGAGTACCACTACAAAATACAAGAAGTAGACCACCAATCAAAACCGCCACCATTAAGAAAGTCGGTAAGAAACCATGA
- a CDS encoding bifunctional lytic transglycosylase/C40 family peptidase: protein MKLKTLVIGGSGLFLMVFSLLLFVAILFSDEQDSGISNIHYGGVNVSAEVLAHKPMVEKYAKEYGVEEYVNILLAIIQVESGGTAEDVMQSSESLGLPPNSLSTEESIKQGVKYFSELLASSERLSVDLESVIQSYNYGGGFLGYVANRGNKYTFELAQSFSKEYSGGEKVSYPNPIAIPINGGWRYNYGNMFYVQLVTQYLVTTEFDDDTVQAIMDEALKYEGWRYVYGGASPTTSFDCSGLTQWTYGKAGINLPRTAQQQYDVTQHIPLSEAQAGDLVFFHSTYNAGSYITHVGIYLGNNRMFHAGDPIGYADLTSPYWQQHLVGAGRIKQ from the coding sequence ATGAAGTTGAAAACTTTAGTGATTGGTGGTTCTGGATTATTCTTGATGGTCTTCTCACTGCTTCTGTTTGTTGCCATTTTATTTTCAGATGAACAGGACAGCGGAATTTCCAATATTCATTATGGAGGTGTGAATGTTTCCGCAGAAGTGCTGGCTCATAAGCCTATGGTAGAAAAATATGCCAAAGAATATGGCGTTGAAGAATATGTCAACATACTTCTTGCGATTATACAGGTGGAATCGGGCGGTACTGCGGAAGATGTTATGCAGTCCTCGGAATCCCTCGGTCTTCCACCTAATTCATTGAGTACAGAAGAATCCATTAAGCAAGGTGTGAAGTATTTCAGTGAATTATTAGCCAGTAGCGAAAGGCTCAGTGTAGATTTAGAATCGGTTATCCAGTCCTACAATTATGGTGGTGGTTTCTTAGGGTATGTGGCTAATCGTGGAAATAAATATACCTTTGAACTGGCTCAAAGTTTCTCAAAAGAGTATTCAGGTGGCGAAAAAGTGTCTTACCCCAATCCCATAGCCATACCTATCAATGGGGGCTGGCGATACAACTATGGCAATATGTTTTATGTGCAACTGGTAACGCAGTATCTTGTCACAACAGAGTTTGATGATGATACGGTACAAGCCATCATGGACGAAGCACTGAAATATGAGGGCTGGCGATACGTTTACGGTGGAGCTTCCCCGACTACTTCTTTTGATTGTAGCGGACTGACACAATGGACGTATGGAAAAGCTGGAATTAACTTACCACGAACCGCACAACAGCAATATGATGTGACCCAGCATATCCCACTATCGGAAGCACAAGCTGGCGATTTGGTTTTCTTTCATTCTACCTATAACGCTGGCTCTTATATTACTCATGTTGGGATATACCTTGGCAATAACCGTATGTTTCATGCAGGCGACCCAATCGGTTATGCCGACTTAACAAGCCCCTACTGGCAACAGCATTTAGTGGGAGCAGGACGAATCAAACAATGA
- a CDS encoding conjugal transfer protein, producing the protein MKFRKNQNKEKQIPKEKKPRVYKVNPHKKVVIALWVLLGLSFSFAIFKHFTAIDTHTIHETTIIEKEYVDTHHVENFVENFAKVYYSWEQSDKSIDNRMESLKGYLTDELQALNVDTVRKDIPVSSSVRGFQIWTVEPTGDNEFNVTYSVDQLITEGENTKTVHSAYIVSVYVDGSGNMVLVKNPTITNIPKKSSYKPKAIESEGTVDSITTNEINEFLTTFFKLYPTATASELSYYVNDGILKPIGKEYIFQELVNPIHNRKDNQVTVSLTVEYIDQQTKATQVSQFDLVLEKNGSNWKIVK; encoded by the coding sequence ATGAAATTTAGAAAAAATCAGAATAAAGAAAAACAGATACCAAAGGAAAAGAAACCTCGTGTCTATAAGGTCAATCCTCATAAAAAGGTTGTGATTGCCTTGTGGGTACTTTTAGGGCTTAGTTTCAGCTTTGCGATATTCAAGCACTTTACAGCTATAGATACTCATACTATTCACGAAACAACTATCATAGAAAAGGAATACGTTGATACTCATCATGTAGAAAATTTTGTAGAGAACTTTGCGAAAGTCTACTATTCATGGGAGCAATCCGATAAGTCCATTGATAATCGAATGGAAAGTCTAAAAGGCTATCTGACAGATGAACTTCAAGCTCTCAATGTTGATACAGTACGCAAAGATATTCCTGTATCGTCTTCTGTAAGAGGATTTCAGATATGGACGGTAGAGCCAACTGGCGACAATGAGTTTAATGTAACCTACAGTGTAGACCAGCTCATTACAGAGGGAGAAAATACAAAGACCGTCCACTCTGCTTATATAGTGAGTGTCTATGTAGATGGTTCTGGAAATATGGTACTGGTTAAGAATCCGACCATTACCAACATACCTAAGAAATCAAGTTATAAACCAAAAGCCATTGAAAGTGAGGGGACGGTTGATTCCATTACAACCAATGAAATCAATGAGTTCTTAACGACGTTCTTCAAGCTCTATCCTACAGCGACAGCCAGTGAACTTTCCTACTATGTGAATGACGGGATATTAAAACCAATCGGAAAAGAGTACATCTTTCAAGAACTGGTAAATCCTATTCACAATCGTAAGGATAATCAAGTCACGGTATCGCTGACAGTGGAGTATATCGACCAGCAGACCAAAGCAACGCAGGTATCTCAATTTGATTTGGTACTTGAAAAGAACGGGAGTAATTGGAAGATTGTAAAATAA
- the tet(M) gene encoding tetracycline resistance ribosomal protection protein Tet(M), with amino-acid sequence MKIINIGVLAHVDAGKTTLTESLLYNSGAITELGSVDKGTTRTDNTLLERQRGITIQTGITSFQWENTKVNIIDTPGHMDFLAEVYRSLSVLDGAILLISAKDGVQAQTRILFHALRKMGIPTIFFINKIDQNGIDLSTVYQDIKEKLSAEIVIKQKVELYPNMCVTNFTESEQWDTVIEGNDDLLEKYMSGKSLEALELEQEESIRFHNCSLFPVYHGSAKNNIGIDNLIEVITNKFYSSTHRGPSELCGNVFKIEYTKKRQRLAYIRLYSGVLHLRDSVRVSEKEKIKVTEMYTSINGELCKIDRAYSGEIVILQNEFLKLNSVLGDTKLLPQRKKIENPHPLLQTTVEPSKPEQREMLLDALLEISDSDPLLRYYVDSTTHEIILSFLGKVQMEVISALLQEKYHVEIELKEPTVIYMERPLKNAEYTIHIEVPPNPFWASIGLSVSPLPLGSGMQYESSVSLGYLNQSFQNAVMEGIRYGCEQGLYGWNVTDCKICFKYGLYYSPVSTPADFRMLAPIVLEQVLKKAGTELLEPYLSFKIYAPQEYLSRAYNDAPKYCANIVDTQLKNNEVILSGEIPARCIQEYRSDLTFFTNGRSVCLTELKGYHVTTGEPVCQPRRPNSRIDKVRYMFNKIT; translated from the coding sequence ATGAAAATTATTAATATTGGAGTTTTAGCTCATGTTGATGCAGGAAAAACTACCTTAACAGAAAGCTTATTATATAACAGTGGAGCGATTACAGAATTAGGAAGCGTGGACAAAGGTACAACGAGGACGGATAATACGCTTTTAGAACGTCAGAGAGGAATTACAATTCAGACAGGAATAACCTCTTTTCAGTGGGAAAATACGAAGGTGAACATCATAGACACGCCAGGACATATGGATTTCTTAGCAGAAGTATATCGTTCATTATCAGTTTTAGATGGGGCAATTCTACTGATTTCTGCAAAAGATGGCGTACAAGCACAAACTCGTATATTATTTCATGCACTTAGGAAAATGGGGATTCCCACAATCTTTTTTATCAATAAGATTGACCAAAATGGAATTGATTTATCAACGGTTTATCAGGATATTAAAGAGAAACTTTCTGCCGAAATTGTAATCAAACAGAAGGTAGAACTGTATCCTAATATGTGTGTGACGAACTTTACCGAATCTGAACAATGGGATACGGTAATAGAGGGAAACGATGACCTTTTAGAGAAATATATGTCCGGTAAATCATTAGAAGCATTGGAACTCGAACAAGAGGAAAGCATAAGATTTCATAATTGTTCCCTGTTCCCTGTTTATCACGGAAGTGCAAAAAACAATATAGGGATTGATAACCTTATAGAAGTGATTACGAATAAATTTTATTCATCAACACATCGAGGTCCGTCTGAACTTTGCGGAAATGTTTTCAAAATTGAATATACAAAAAAAAGACAACGTCTTGCATATATACGCCTTTATAGTGGAGTACTACATTTACGAGATTCGGTTAGAGTATCAGAAAAAGAAAAAATAAAAGTTACAGAAATGTATACTTCAATAAATGGTGAATTATGTAAGATTGATAGAGCTTATTCTGGAGAAATTGTTATTTTGCAAAATGAGTTTTTGAAGTTAAATAGTGTTCTTGGAGATACAAAACTATTGCCACAGAGAAAAAAGATTGAAAATCCGCACCCTCTACTACAAACAACTGTTGAACCGAGTAAACCTGAACAGAGAGAAATGTTGCTTGATGCCCTTTTGGAAATCTCAGATAGTGATCCGCTTCTACGATATTACGTGGATTCTACGACACATGAAATTATACTTTCTTTCTTAGGGAAAGTACAAATGGAAGTGATTAGTGCACTGTTGCAAGAAAAGTATCATGTGGAGATAGAACTAAAAGAGCCTACAGTCATTTATATGGAGAGACCGTTAAAAAATGCAGAATATACCATTCACATCGAAGTGCCGCCAAATCCTTTCTGGGCTTCCATTGGTTTATCTGTATCACCGCTTCCGTTGGGAAGTGGAATGCAGTATGAGAGCTCGGTTTCTCTTGGATACTTAAATCAATCATTTCAAAATGCAGTTATGGAAGGGATACGCTATGGTTGCGAACAAGGATTATATGGTTGGAATGTGACGGATTGTAAAATCTGTTTTAAGTATGGCTTATACTATAGCCCTGTTAGTACCCCAGCAGATTTTCGGATGCTTGCTCCTATTGTATTGGAACAAGTCTTAAAAAAAGCTGGAACAGAATTGTTAGAGCCATATCTTAGTTTTAAAATTTATGCGCCACAGGAATATCTTTCACGAGCATACAACGATGCTCCTAAATATTGTGCGAACATCGTAGACACTCAATTGAAAAATAATGAGGTCATTCTTAGTGGAGAAATCCCTGCTCGGTGTATTCAAGAATATCGTAGTGATTTAACTTTCTTTACAAATGGACGTAGTGTTTGTTTAACAGAGTTAAAAGGGTACCATGTTACTACCGGTGAACCTGTTTGCCAGCCCCGTCGTCCAAATAGTCGGATAGATAAAGTACGATATATGTTCAATAAAATAACTTAG
- a CDS encoding cysteine-rich KTR domain-containing protein, with protein MINYKWILCPVCGNKTRLKIREDTELKKFPLYCPKCRQENLIEIKQFKVTVITEPDAKTQSR; from the coding sequence ATTATAAACTACAAGTGGATATTGTGTCCTGTATGTGGAAATAAAACACGATTAAAGATAAGGGAAGATACTGAATTAAAAAAATTCCCCCTCTATTGTCCGAAATGCAGACAAGAAAATTTAATTGAAATAAAGCAGTTCAAAGTAACTGTGATTACAGAGCCAGACGCAAAGACGCAGAGCCGATAA